One region of Deltaproteobacteria bacterium genomic DNA includes:
- a CDS encoding helix-turn-helix transcriptional regulator, translating into MEMKKEIKLSQVLQRELKGKVISRVAKEIGISVSILHDWYSSSRKPSAKNMWHLKKLADYLGLTLEQILFDEKSEKQTISSTTFSDRGVQYRINIEKVKG; encoded by the coding sequence ATGGAGATGAAAAAGGAAATTAAATTGTCGCAAGTTTTACAACGAGAACTGAAAGGCAAAGTCATATCTCGTGTAGCTAAGGAGATTGGTATCAGCGTTTCAATTCTTCATGACTGGTATTCTTCTTCTAGAAAACCGTCGGCCAAGAACATGTGGCACTTAAAGAAACTAGCTGACTATCTTGGTCTAACTTTGGAGCAAATATTATTTGATGAAAAAAGTGAGAAGCAAACTATTAGCTCAACAACATTCAGTGATCGCGGTGTGCAATACCGAATAAATATCGAAAAGGTTAAGGGGTAG